One genomic window of Gossypium hirsutum isolate 1008001.06 chromosome D11, Gossypium_hirsutum_v2.1, whole genome shotgun sequence includes the following:
- the LOC107933818 gene encoding receptor-like cytosolic serine/threonine-protein kinase RBK2 isoform X1, with protein MSLTQHIRLAILADSCNKRERKQQKQKVNVKVCFENSADSGDKPDKNSEDVVVQARHKRRGATISSYASAQDLRAPDAETGKKDGSSPKGVIEASLEGLESDIASPEDSPKAEVRCAHAGALSNWRKLFKLWKRKSEKPFSTFPQLAVPRLSRKNNRSKQENPMLRKLYNFKSSLENFSLSRLRAATDNFNRENIIGRGGYAEVYKGRLKDGKLIAIKRLTKGAPDERTAGFLSELGIIAHVNHPNTAKLIGCCVEGGMHLVFQLSPLGNLRSALHGSKGTLDWSKRYKIALGTADGLTYLHETCERRIIHRDIKADNILLTENFEPQICDFGLAKWLPRQWTHYNVSKFEGTFGYFAPEYFMHGIVDEKTDVYAFGVLLLELITGRKALDDQQQSVVIWAKPLLDENDIKELVDPSLGDNYDVEEVERMVLTASLCIEQSPLLRPQMSQVVILLRGDDYVAECSNESQHPSHQRTYSNEIRDTQEYNSTKHINNINRLREIALGS; from the exons ATGTCACTAACCCAACACATTAGACTAGCGATTCTTGCGGACTCGTGTaataaaagagagagaaaacaacaaaaacaaaaagttaATGTAAAAGTTTGTTT TGAGAACTCCGCTGATTCTGGTGACAAGCCGGATAAGAACTCAGAAGATGTGGTTGTTCAAGCAAGACATAAAAGACGAGGGGCTACGATTTCTTCATATGCATCGGCCCAAG ATTTGAGGGCTCCGGATGCGGAAACCGGGAAAAAAGATGGATCATCTCCTAAAGGAGTTATAGAAGCCAGCTTAGAAGGCTTGGAATCTGATATAGCTTCTCCTGAAGACAGCCCCAAGGCAGAAGTTCGTTGTGCACATGCAGGAGCTCTTTCTAACTGGAGAAAGCTCTTCAAACTATGGAAAAGAAAATCGGAAAAGCCCTTTTCTACCTTCCCACAACTTGCTGTTCCAAGGCTTTCGAGAAAGAACAACAGGAGCAAACAGGAGAATCCTATGCTGAGAAAATTATACAACTTCAAGTCTTCTTTAGAGAACTTCAGCCTATCACGGCTCCGAGCTGCAACAGACAACTTTAACCGAG AGAACATAATTGGAAGGGGTGGTTATGCTGAAGTCTACAAGGGTCGGTTGAAGGACGGAAAGCTCATAGCAATAAAGCGGCTGACAAAAGGGGCACCAGATGAGAGGACAGCTGGTTTCCTATCAGAGCTTGGCATTATAGCCCATGTAAACCATCCAAACACTGCCAAGTTGATTGGATGTTGCGTTGAGGGAGGAATGCACCTTGTTTTTCAGTTATCTCCATTGGGGAATTTGCGTTCAGCTCTTCATG GTTCGAAAGGTACACTCGATTGGAGTAAAAGGTATAAGATTGCTTTGGGTACAGCAGATGGTCTTACATATCTTCACGAGACCTGTGAAAGACGGATTATTCATAGAGATATCAAGGCTGATAATATTCTTCTTACTGAGAACTTTGAGCCTCAG ATTTGCGATTTCGGCCTTGCCAAGTGGCTACCTAGACAGTGGACTCACTACAACGTTTCAAAGTTTGAAGGCACTTTCGG CTACTTTGCACCCGAATACTTCATGCATGGCATAGTTGATGAGAAAACTGATGTCTATGCATTCGGAGTTCTGCTCTTGGAGCTCATAACAGGAAGGAAAGCTTTAGATGATCAACAGCAAAGTGTCGTAATATGG GCAAAGCCTCTTCTCGATGAGAACGATATCAAAGAGCTTGTAGATCCTTCCCTGGGCGACAATTATGACGTGGAGGAGGTTGAACGCATGGTTTTGACTGCATCTCTGTGCATTGAGCAGTCTCCTCTTCTTCGTCCTCAAATGAGTCAG GTTGTGATATTGCTGAGGGGTGATGATTATGTAGCAGAATGTTCCAACGAATCCCAACATCCATCCCACCAAAGAACATACTCGAATGAGATCCGGGACACACAAGAATACAACTCAACGAAACATATCAACAATATCAATCGACTTCGGGAGATCGCTTTAggttcttaa
- the LOC107933818 gene encoding receptor-like cytosolic serine/threonine-protein kinase RBK2 isoform X2 codes for MSLTQHIRLAILADSCNKRERKQQKQKVNVKVCFENSADSGDKPDKNSEDVVVQARHKRRGATISSYASAQDLRAPDAETGKKDGSSPKGVIEASLEGLESDIASPEDSPKAEVRCAHAGALSNWRKLFKLWKRKSEKPFSTFPQLAVPRLSRKNNRSKQENPMLRKLYNFKSSLENFSLSRLRAATDNFNRENIIGRGGYAEVYKGRLKDGKLIAIKRLTKGAPDERTAGFLSELGIIAHVNHPNTAKLIGCCVEGGMHLVFQLSPLGNLRSALHGTLDWSKRYKIALGTADGLTYLHETCERRIIHRDIKADNILLTENFEPQICDFGLAKWLPRQWTHYNVSKFEGTFGYFAPEYFMHGIVDEKTDVYAFGVLLLELITGRKALDDQQQSVVIWAKPLLDENDIKELVDPSLGDNYDVEEVERMVLTASLCIEQSPLLRPQMSQVVILLRGDDYVAECSNESQHPSHQRTYSNEIRDTQEYNSTKHINNINRLREIALGS; via the exons ATGTCACTAACCCAACACATTAGACTAGCGATTCTTGCGGACTCGTGTaataaaagagagagaaaacaacaaaaacaaaaagttaATGTAAAAGTTTGTTT TGAGAACTCCGCTGATTCTGGTGACAAGCCGGATAAGAACTCAGAAGATGTGGTTGTTCAAGCAAGACATAAAAGACGAGGGGCTACGATTTCTTCATATGCATCGGCCCAAG ATTTGAGGGCTCCGGATGCGGAAACCGGGAAAAAAGATGGATCATCTCCTAAAGGAGTTATAGAAGCCAGCTTAGAAGGCTTGGAATCTGATATAGCTTCTCCTGAAGACAGCCCCAAGGCAGAAGTTCGTTGTGCACATGCAGGAGCTCTTTCTAACTGGAGAAAGCTCTTCAAACTATGGAAAAGAAAATCGGAAAAGCCCTTTTCTACCTTCCCACAACTTGCTGTTCCAAGGCTTTCGAGAAAGAACAACAGGAGCAAACAGGAGAATCCTATGCTGAGAAAATTATACAACTTCAAGTCTTCTTTAGAGAACTTCAGCCTATCACGGCTCCGAGCTGCAACAGACAACTTTAACCGAG AGAACATAATTGGAAGGGGTGGTTATGCTGAAGTCTACAAGGGTCGGTTGAAGGACGGAAAGCTCATAGCAATAAAGCGGCTGACAAAAGGGGCACCAGATGAGAGGACAGCTGGTTTCCTATCAGAGCTTGGCATTATAGCCCATGTAAACCATCCAAACACTGCCAAGTTGATTGGATGTTGCGTTGAGGGAGGAATGCACCTTGTTTTTCAGTTATCTCCATTGGGGAATTTGCGTTCAGCTCTTCATG GTACACTCGATTGGAGTAAAAGGTATAAGATTGCTTTGGGTACAGCAGATGGTCTTACATATCTTCACGAGACCTGTGAAAGACGGATTATTCATAGAGATATCAAGGCTGATAATATTCTTCTTACTGAGAACTTTGAGCCTCAG ATTTGCGATTTCGGCCTTGCCAAGTGGCTACCTAGACAGTGGACTCACTACAACGTTTCAAAGTTTGAAGGCACTTTCGG CTACTTTGCACCCGAATACTTCATGCATGGCATAGTTGATGAGAAAACTGATGTCTATGCATTCGGAGTTCTGCTCTTGGAGCTCATAACAGGAAGGAAAGCTTTAGATGATCAACAGCAAAGTGTCGTAATATGG GCAAAGCCTCTTCTCGATGAGAACGATATCAAAGAGCTTGTAGATCCTTCCCTGGGCGACAATTATGACGTGGAGGAGGTTGAACGCATGGTTTTGACTGCATCTCTGTGCATTGAGCAGTCTCCTCTTCTTCGTCCTCAAATGAGTCAG GTTGTGATATTGCTGAGGGGTGATGATTATGTAGCAGAATGTTCCAACGAATCCCAACATCCATCCCACCAAAGAACATACTCGAATGAGATCCGGGACACACAAGAATACAACTCAACGAAACATATCAACAATATCAATCGACTTCGGGAGATCGCTTTAggttcttaa
- the LOC107933818 gene encoding receptor-like cytosolic serine/threonine-protein kinase RBK2 isoform X3, with translation MADVNHHKHGTLSENSADSGDKPDKNSEDVVVQARHKRRGATISSYASAQDLRAPDAETGKKDGSSPKGVIEASLEGLESDIASPEDSPKAEVRCAHAGALSNWRKLFKLWKRKSEKPFSTFPQLAVPRLSRKNNRSKQENPMLRKLYNFKSSLENFSLSRLRAATDNFNRENIIGRGGYAEVYKGRLKDGKLIAIKRLTKGAPDERTAGFLSELGIIAHVNHPNTAKLIGCCVEGGMHLVFQLSPLGNLRSALHGSKGTLDWSKRYKIALGTADGLTYLHETCERRIIHRDIKADNILLTENFEPQICDFGLAKWLPRQWTHYNVSKFEGTFGYFAPEYFMHGIVDEKTDVYAFGVLLLELITGRKALDDQQQSVVIWAKPLLDENDIKELVDPSLGDNYDVEEVERMVLTASLCIEQSPLLRPQMSQVVILLRGDDYVAECSNESQHPSHQRTYSNEIRDTQEYNSTKHINNINRLREIALGS, from the exons ATGGCTGATGTTAATCACCATAAACATGGTACTTTAAG TGAGAACTCCGCTGATTCTGGTGACAAGCCGGATAAGAACTCAGAAGATGTGGTTGTTCAAGCAAGACATAAAAGACGAGGGGCTACGATTTCTTCATATGCATCGGCCCAAG ATTTGAGGGCTCCGGATGCGGAAACCGGGAAAAAAGATGGATCATCTCCTAAAGGAGTTATAGAAGCCAGCTTAGAAGGCTTGGAATCTGATATAGCTTCTCCTGAAGACAGCCCCAAGGCAGAAGTTCGTTGTGCACATGCAGGAGCTCTTTCTAACTGGAGAAAGCTCTTCAAACTATGGAAAAGAAAATCGGAAAAGCCCTTTTCTACCTTCCCACAACTTGCTGTTCCAAGGCTTTCGAGAAAGAACAACAGGAGCAAACAGGAGAATCCTATGCTGAGAAAATTATACAACTTCAAGTCTTCTTTAGAGAACTTCAGCCTATCACGGCTCCGAGCTGCAACAGACAACTTTAACCGAG AGAACATAATTGGAAGGGGTGGTTATGCTGAAGTCTACAAGGGTCGGTTGAAGGACGGAAAGCTCATAGCAATAAAGCGGCTGACAAAAGGGGCACCAGATGAGAGGACAGCTGGTTTCCTATCAGAGCTTGGCATTATAGCCCATGTAAACCATCCAAACACTGCCAAGTTGATTGGATGTTGCGTTGAGGGAGGAATGCACCTTGTTTTTCAGTTATCTCCATTGGGGAATTTGCGTTCAGCTCTTCATG GTTCGAAAGGTACACTCGATTGGAGTAAAAGGTATAAGATTGCTTTGGGTACAGCAGATGGTCTTACATATCTTCACGAGACCTGTGAAAGACGGATTATTCATAGAGATATCAAGGCTGATAATATTCTTCTTACTGAGAACTTTGAGCCTCAG ATTTGCGATTTCGGCCTTGCCAAGTGGCTACCTAGACAGTGGACTCACTACAACGTTTCAAAGTTTGAAGGCACTTTCGG CTACTTTGCACCCGAATACTTCATGCATGGCATAGTTGATGAGAAAACTGATGTCTATGCATTCGGAGTTCTGCTCTTGGAGCTCATAACAGGAAGGAAAGCTTTAGATGATCAACAGCAAAGTGTCGTAATATGG GCAAAGCCTCTTCTCGATGAGAACGATATCAAAGAGCTTGTAGATCCTTCCCTGGGCGACAATTATGACGTGGAGGAGGTTGAACGCATGGTTTTGACTGCATCTCTGTGCATTGAGCAGTCTCCTCTTCTTCGTCCTCAAATGAGTCAG GTTGTGATATTGCTGAGGGGTGATGATTATGTAGCAGAATGTTCCAACGAATCCCAACATCCATCCCACCAAAGAACATACTCGAATGAGATCCGGGACACACAAGAATACAACTCAACGAAACATATCAACAATATCAATCGACTTCGGGAGATCGCTTTAggttcttaa